One Archangium lipolyticum DNA window includes the following coding sequences:
- the tgt gene encoding tRNA guanosine(34) transglycosylase Tgt, translated as MAVRFELVTTDPTGARAGVLHTRRGSIPTPVFMPVGTHASFRHLGMDEVKATGAKILLSNTYHLMLKPGIDVFQRFGGIHPFMQWDGAVLTDSGGFQIFSLPEDRLITEKGAHFRSFHDNSRQLLSPESSIAMQQAINSEIMMVLDVCIDSRTDEAGTREAMERTHRWALRSLAAKNKVDTGQALFAIVQGGVHPNLRDESAAFLTQHPFDGFAIGGLAVGETNEERKAMTARAAASLPQDKPRYLMGVGTPTDLLEAVLRGVDMFDCIIPTKMAQQGYAYTFQGLVRITRQVFRLSDEPLDPTCDCYVCKRYSRGYLQHLMSGKHHTGSRMLSVHNVHHYQQLTWKMRDAILRGSYAQAYRELKQAVATPKDLKDAKLEVGPGAVTLKEVG; from the coding sequence ATGGCCGTCCGTTTCGAACTCGTCACCACAGACCCCACGGGGGCCCGTGCCGGGGTGCTTCATACCCGGCGGGGCTCCATCCCCACGCCCGTCTTCATGCCGGTGGGCACCCACGCCTCCTTCCGCCACCTCGGCATGGACGAGGTGAAGGCCACCGGGGCGAAGATCCTCCTGTCCAACACGTACCACCTGATGCTCAAGCCGGGCATCGACGTGTTCCAGCGCTTCGGCGGCATCCATCCCTTCATGCAGTGGGATGGGGCGGTGCTGACGGACTCGGGCGGGTTCCAGATCTTCTCGCTGCCCGAGGACCGGCTCATCACCGAGAAGGGCGCGCACTTCCGCAGCTTCCACGACAACAGCCGCCAGCTCCTCAGCCCCGAGTCCAGCATCGCCATGCAGCAGGCGATCAACTCGGAGATCATGATGGTGCTGGACGTGTGCATCGACTCGCGCACGGACGAGGCGGGCACTCGCGAGGCCATGGAGCGCACCCACCGCTGGGCGCTGCGCAGCCTCGCGGCCAAGAACAAGGTGGACACCGGCCAGGCCCTCTTCGCCATCGTCCAGGGCGGGGTGCACCCGAACCTGCGCGACGAGAGCGCCGCCTTCCTCACCCAGCACCCCTTCGACGGCTTCGCCATCGGCGGCCTCGCGGTGGGCGAGACGAACGAGGAGCGCAAGGCCATGACGGCCCGCGCCGCCGCCTCGCTGCCCCAGGACAAGCCGCGCTACCTCATGGGCGTGGGCACCCCCACGGACCTGCTGGAGGCGGTGCTGCGCGGCGTGGACATGTTCGACTGCATCATCCCCACGAAGATGGCGCAGCAGGGCTACGCCTATACCTTCCAGGGGCTCGTTCGCATCACGCGCCAGGTGTTCCGGCTCTCGGACGAGCCGTTGGATCCCACGTGCGACTGCTACGTGTGCAAGCGCTACAGCCGCGGGTATCTGCAGCACCTGATGAGCGGCAAGCACCACACGGGCTCGCGCATGCTGTCCGTGCACAACGTGCACCACTACCAGCAGCTCACCTGGAAGATGCGCGATGCCATTCTCCGGGGCTCCTACGCGCAGGCATACCGCGAGCTGAAGCAGGCCGTGGCGACGCCCAAGGATCTCAAGGACGCGAAGCTCGAGGTGGGACCCGGCGCCGTCACCCTGAAGGAAGTGGGCTGA
- a CDS encoding bifunctional serine/threonine-protein kinase/formylglycine-generating enzyme family protein yields MRQSTPSDSGPSASGCLTDDVLVDLLDGRLPDEALARAHRHSAGCDACRLLLASVSRGGLGVERSVPEVPVPATVTVEEPGVPWTPPDAFDEFRLVRLLGRGGMGVVYLAYDTSLDRHVAVKFIASSQPEPWVRAYFETEARAIARLQHPNVVNVFRVGEVGGHPYIVSEYVVGQSLAELPLPVPWRRVLTLGIGLARGLAAAHRQGVLHRDLKPSNALLTEDGEVKLLDFGLAERFEPGADSPASSTHLLVGTRPYMAPELLERAPATPRSDLHALGLVLHELCTGEVPRGTPRRPEEGPPPVGAGQGIDPDFAAIIARCLAPDPMERFASAEVLCEALERLERSSAPAPLVAGNPYRGLAPFEAEHRELFFGRDADIRAVLERLRHRPLVLVAGDSGAGKSSLCRAGVLPQVAAGALDEARERIPVTLWPGHRPLEALAAALAPLLGRKEAELVTALADSPGWLGRALREAHQGGRRLLLFIDQLEELITLSEPVQAAHFARILGELALPSEAVRVLLAVRGDFLTRLCSLPGLGEEAERALYILRPMSPEGVREAIVGPARGRGVVFESAELVQMLVASTAHGVGSLPLLQFALAELWERRDPARGRITRAALDEMGGVAGALSRHADGVLARLSPAEREAARRLLLQLVTAEGTRIERGEEELVEASDGPSLAALRALVEGRLLHTRTARGQPRYEIAHDSLIQSWETLRDWLDDDIGHRAVRKRLEAASAEWERLMRTREALWGQRQLDEARALEPSTLGARERAFLLASHRAVVRQRWGRWLAALVLALAVAASYGGLRLQAYLEDARFVAAQVATAREALAEGRALAQRAGLRQEDALALFDGRPSPSAGLETLPGPHDLRKAAERQWTEALTLREQAHEAYAWASRTLEKALDRDRGHAGTRQLIAEVTYERLLLAERFHQRRERDEWVQHLVQVTDTAKEGAEWRRRFLAPAELELVTEPPGARVEIERYTDVQGTRLRVPVPEAGSLGPTPLSRVLLPEGSYLLHVTHPGRVPMELPLLLTHGASERIRLTLPTTVPAGYVFIPSGCFLLGSAEPEEVRGFMLSPPLHRFCLNEGYLIGQREVTFGDWLTYLDDLSPDAPARRILEQPRFSATGAVSLRQQPGVGWVFSFYRSREDVFTAREGETFHYPGRTRRNTADWRQFPLSGVSAEDLAGYFYWLDHTGRLPGARLCTQNEWEYAARGADGRRYPHGDQLLPDDANIDTTYERRPTAFGPDMVGSHPVSVSPFGLEDMAGNAFEITRSVTPEFGRVVLRGGAWYYDDFGAHIANISVGDPTARDAAIGVRVCASFSP; encoded by the coding sequence ATGCGTCAGTCCACTCCCAGTGACAGCGGGCCGAGCGCATCCGGTTGTCTGACGGACGATGTCCTCGTCGATCTCCTCGATGGCCGGTTGCCGGACGAGGCGCTGGCTCGTGCCCATCGTCACTCCGCCGGGTGCGACGCCTGCCGGCTCCTCCTCGCCTCGGTCTCGCGCGGGGGTCTGGGGGTGGAGCGGAGCGTCCCGGAAGTTCCAGTTCCGGCCACCGTCACCGTGGAGGAGCCGGGTGTCCCCTGGACGCCACCCGACGCGTTCGACGAGTTCCGCCTCGTGCGCCTGCTCGGCCGCGGCGGCATGGGCGTCGTCTACCTGGCGTACGACACCTCGCTGGACCGGCACGTGGCGGTGAAGTTCATCGCCTCGAGTCAGCCCGAGCCCTGGGTCCGCGCGTACTTCGAGACCGAGGCCCGTGCCATCGCCCGGCTGCAGCACCCCAACGTCGTCAACGTGTTCCGCGTCGGTGAGGTCGGCGGGCACCCGTACATCGTCTCCGAGTACGTCGTCGGCCAGAGCCTCGCGGAGCTGCCACTGCCGGTGCCGTGGCGCCGGGTCCTGACGCTCGGCATCGGTCTCGCCCGGGGGCTCGCGGCGGCGCATCGCCAGGGCGTGCTCCACCGCGACCTCAAGCCGTCCAACGCCCTCCTCACCGAGGACGGCGAGGTGAAGCTGCTCGACTTCGGGTTGGCCGAGCGTTTCGAGCCGGGGGCGGACTCACCGGCCTCCAGCACGCACCTCCTCGTCGGCACGCGGCCCTACATGGCGCCGGAGCTGCTGGAGCGTGCTCCGGCGACTCCGAGAAGCGATCTCCATGCGCTGGGCCTCGTGCTCCACGAGCTGTGCACGGGCGAGGTGCCGCGGGGCACACCCCGGCGTCCGGAGGAGGGGCCCCCACCAGTTGGAGCAGGGCAGGGGATCGACCCGGACTTCGCCGCGATCATCGCGCGGTGCCTCGCGCCCGACCCGATGGAGCGCTTCGCCTCGGCGGAGGTGCTCTGCGAGGCCCTCGAACGCCTCGAGCGCAGCAGTGCCCCCGCGCCCCTGGTCGCCGGAAATCCCTACCGGGGCCTCGCGCCCTTCGAGGCCGAGCACCGGGAGCTCTTCTTCGGACGCGACGCGGACATCCGCGCCGTGCTCGAGCGCCTCCGCCACCGGCCCCTCGTCCTCGTCGCCGGGGACTCAGGCGCCGGCAAGTCCTCGCTGTGCCGCGCCGGTGTGCTGCCCCAGGTGGCCGCCGGGGCCCTGGACGAGGCGCGTGAGCGGATTCCCGTCACGTTGTGGCCCGGCCACCGCCCACTCGAGGCCCTGGCCGCCGCACTCGCGCCCCTGTTGGGACGGAAGGAGGCGGAGCTCGTCACCGCGCTCGCGGACTCGCCGGGCTGGCTCGGGCGGGCGCTGCGCGAGGCGCACCAGGGCGGACGGCGCCTGCTCCTCTTCATCGATCAGCTCGAGGAGCTCATCACCCTCTCCGAGCCGGTCCAGGCGGCGCACTTCGCCCGTATCCTCGGGGAGCTCGCCCTGCCGTCGGAGGCGGTGCGCGTCCTGCTGGCGGTGCGCGGTGATTTCCTGACGCGCCTGTGCTCCCTGCCCGGCCTGGGCGAGGAGGCCGAGCGGGCGCTCTACATCCTCCGCCCCATGTCTCCCGAGGGCGTGCGCGAGGCCATCGTCGGCCCCGCGCGCGGCCGTGGCGTGGTCTTCGAATCCGCCGAGCTCGTCCAGATGCTCGTCGCGTCCACGGCGCACGGCGTGGGCAGCTTGCCGCTGCTCCAGTTCGCGCTCGCCGAGCTGTGGGAGCGGCGAGACCCGGCGCGAGGCCGCATCACACGGGCGGCGCTCGACGAGATGGGTGGAGTGGCTGGAGCGCTGTCACGGCACGCGGATGGGGTGCTCGCGCGCCTGAGTCCCGCCGAGCGCGAGGCAGCGCGGCGGCTCCTCCTCCAACTCGTGACGGCGGAGGGGACGCGCATCGAGCGGGGTGAGGAGGAGCTCGTCGAGGCCTCGGATGGGCCGTCCCTCGCGGCCCTTCGCGCGCTCGTCGAGGGCCGCCTCCTGCACACGCGCACCGCTCGTGGCCAGCCACGTTACGAGATCGCCCATGACTCGCTCATCCAGAGCTGGGAGACGCTCCGCGACTGGCTCGACGATGACATCGGCCATCGCGCGGTGCGCAAACGGCTCGAGGCGGCGAGCGCCGAGTGGGAGCGCCTGATGCGCACCAGGGAGGCCCTCTGGGGACAGCGTCAGCTCGACGAGGCCCGTGCGCTCGAGCCCTCTACCCTGGGGGCGCGCGAGCGTGCCTTCCTCCTCGCCTCCCACCGCGCCGTGGTGCGCCAGCGTTGGGGCCGATGGCTCGCCGCGCTCGTCCTCGCGCTGGCCGTCGCCGCCTCCTACGGGGGCCTGCGCCTGCAGGCGTACCTCGAGGACGCGCGCTTCGTCGCCGCCCAGGTCGCCACGGCGAGGGAAGCGCTCGCCGAGGGGCGCGCCCTCGCGCAGCGGGCCGGCCTGCGCCAGGAGGATGCACTGGCGCTGTTCGACGGCCGGCCTTCTCCGTCCGCTGGTCTCGAGACCCTGCCGGGCCCCCATGACCTCAGGAAAGCCGCCGAGCGGCAATGGACCGAGGCACTCACCTTGCGCGAGCAGGCCCATGAGGCCTACGCCTGGGCCAGCCGGACCCTCGAGAAGGCCCTCGATCGCGATCGTGGCCATGCGGGCACGCGCCAGCTCATCGCGGAGGTCACCTATGAACGGCTCCTCCTCGCCGAGCGCTTCCACCAGCGGCGCGAGCGCGACGAATGGGTCCAGCACCTGGTGCAGGTGACCGATACCGCGAAGGAGGGCGCGGAGTGGCGGCGACGGTTCCTGGCTCCGGCCGAGCTCGAGCTGGTGACGGAGCCCCCCGGCGCCCGCGTCGAGATCGAGCGCTACACCGACGTCCAGGGGACGCGGCTCCGCGTGCCCGTTCCGGAGGCGGGCTCCCTGGGACCGACGCCCCTCTCCCGCGTCCTGCTGCCCGAGGGCTCCTATCTCCTCCACGTCACGCATCCAGGGCGCGTGCCGATGGAGCTGCCGCTGCTCCTCACGCACGGTGCCAGCGAGCGGATCCGCCTCACGCTCCCCACCACGGTGCCGGCCGGCTATGTCTTCATCCCGTCCGGGTGCTTCCTGCTGGGCAGTGCCGAGCCGGAGGAGGTGCGGGGCTTCATGCTCAGCCCGCCGCTCCACCGGTTCTGTCTCAACGAGGGATATCTGATCGGACAGAGAGAGGTGACGTTCGGCGACTGGCTGACCTACCTCGACGACCTGTCCCCGGATGCGCCAGCGAGACGGATCCTCGAGCAGCCGCGCTTCAGCGCCACCGGGGCGGTCTCGCTGCGGCAGCAACCCGGCGTGGGCTGGGTCTTCTCCTTCTACCGTTCACGCGAGGACGTCTTCACGGCGAGAGAGGGGGAGACCTTCCACTATCCGGGGAGGACCCGGCGGAACACCGCCGACTGGCGCCAGTTTCCCCTGTCCGGCGTCTCCGCCGAGGATCTGGCGGGCTACTTCTACTGGCTTGACCATACGGGACGTCTTCCGGGAGCGCGCCTGTGCACCCAGAACGAGTGGGAGTACGCCGCTCGCGGTGCGGATGGCCGCCGCTACCCCCACGGCGACCAGCTGCTGCCCGACGACGCCAACATCGACACGACCTATGAACGGCGGCCCACGGCCTTCGGACCCGACATGGTCGGCTCCCACCCGGTCTCGGTGAGCCCCTTCGGGCTGGAGGACATGGCCGGCAACGCCTTCGAGATCACACGCTCCGTGACACCGGAGTTCGGGCGCGTCGTCCTGCGGGGCGGGGCCTGGTACTACGATGACTTTGGCGCGCACATCGCGAACATTTCCGTTGGCGATCCGACGGCGCGCGACGCAGCGATCGGCGTGCGCGTCTGTGCCTCGTTCTCTCCGTGA
- a CDS encoding tRNA (5-methylaminomethyl-2-thiouridine)(34)-methyltransferase MnmD has translation MDAQNPRDGDFELVTLRNGSRAVRHLGHGEVMHPSVGPWQEALRLYVEQSRLAERLRTPGEPLVIHDVGLGAATNAVAALTCARELGAERKRGLELVSFEVDLAPLRLALADAAGFPFLQPFREAAEALMRDGVWEAEGLRWRLHLGDAQGLIGAGLPKADLVFFDPFSPASNPEMWTPRVLSQVRACCREDGEGALLLTYSAATPTRVTLLLAGFYVGAGLSTGTKGETTVAATRRESLVAPLGERWLDRWRRSSSRAPHGEPLTPELEARVLAHPQWRMA, from the coding sequence GTGGACGCACAGAACCCTCGGGATGGGGACTTCGAGCTGGTGACGTTGCGCAACGGCTCGCGGGCGGTGCGGCACCTCGGGCACGGGGAGGTGATGCACCCCTCGGTGGGCCCGTGGCAGGAGGCCCTGCGCCTCTACGTGGAGCAGTCGCGTCTGGCCGAGCGTCTGCGCACCCCGGGCGAGCCGCTCGTCATCCACGACGTGGGCCTGGGGGCGGCCACCAACGCGGTGGCGGCGCTCACCTGCGCGCGCGAGCTGGGGGCCGAGCGCAAGCGGGGGTTGGAGCTGGTGAGCTTCGAGGTGGACCTGGCGCCGCTGCGGCTCGCGCTGGCGGACGCGGCGGGCTTCCCGTTCCTGCAACCCTTCCGCGAGGCGGCCGAGGCCCTCATGCGCGACGGCGTCTGGGAGGCGGAGGGCCTGCGCTGGCGGCTGCACCTGGGAGATGCCCAGGGGCTGATCGGCGCGGGGCTGCCGAAGGCGGATCTGGTGTTCTTCGACCCGTTCTCGCCGGCGTCCAACCCGGAGATGTGGACGCCCCGGGTGCTGTCGCAGGTGAGGGCGTGCTGCCGGGAGGACGGGGAGGGGGCGCTGCTGCTGACGTACAGCGCGGCCACGCCCACGCGGGTGACGCTGCTGCTGGCGGGCTTCTACGTGGGGGCGGGGCTCTCCACGGGGACGAAGGGGGAGACCACGGTGGCGGCCACGCGCCGCGAGTCCCTGGTGGCGCCCCTCGGGGAGCGCTGGCTGGACAGGTGGCGCCGCTCCTCGTCCCGCGCCCCCCACGGCGAGCCGCTGACGCCCGAGCTCGAGGCGCGGGTGCTCGCCCACCCCCAGTGGCGAATGGCCTGA